In a single window of the Streptomyces sp. HUAS ZL42 genome:
- a CDS encoding prolyl oligopeptidase family serine peptidase has product MQRLPYGSWPSPIDAELAAAHDGHPEYVGFVGDEAWWTEPRPGEGGRRTLVRRRADGGEESVLPAPWNVRSRVIEYGGQPWAGVARHTGPLVVFVNFADQRLYRYEPGSEPRPLTPVSPVGGGLRWADPQVRLEHGEVWCVLEEFTGDGPTDVRRALAAVPLDGSAAQERDAVRELTDDRHRFVTGPRLSPDGRRVAWLAWDHPRMPWDGTELIVADVGPDGTFDDPRTVAGGPDESIAQADWAADGSLLYASDRTGWWNLYRDHAPVCPREEEFGGPLWKIGHRWFAPLDSGLVAVVHGRGATALGVLDPETGEVVDAAGPWTEFAPTLAVHGERVVAVGASPRSAYEVVELDTRTGRARVIGAEHDDAVDPAYCPEPQIRTFTGPDGRDIHAHIYPPHNPGCVAPGGELPPYVVWAHGGPTGHAPLVLDLAIAYFTSRGIGVAEVNYGGSTGYGREYRDRLREQWGVVDVEDCAAVALALADEGTADRHRLAIRGGSAGGWTAAASLATTDVYACGTIIYPVLDLAGWGAGETHDFESQYLETLVGPLAEVPGRYAQRSPVEHADRITVPFLLLQGLDDVICPPAQCERFLARMAGRQVPHAYLAFEGEGHGFRKAETMTRALESELSLYAQVFGLHPPGIPTLELVR; this is encoded by the coding sequence GTGCAGCGCTTGCCGTACGGGTCGTGGCCCTCGCCGATCGACGCGGAACTCGCCGCCGCGCACGACGGGCACCCCGAGTACGTCGGTTTCGTCGGCGACGAGGCGTGGTGGACCGAGCCGCGGCCCGGCGAGGGCGGGCGGCGCACGCTCGTACGGCGGCGCGCGGACGGCGGCGAGGAGTCGGTGCTGCCCGCGCCGTGGAACGTGCGCAGCCGGGTCATCGAGTACGGCGGGCAGCCCTGGGCCGGGGTCGCGCGGCACACCGGGCCGCTCGTGGTGTTCGTGAACTTCGCCGACCAGCGGCTGTACCGGTACGAGCCCGGGAGCGAACCCCGGCCCCTCACTCCGGTCTCGCCGGTGGGCGGCGGGCTGCGCTGGGCGGATCCGCAGGTGCGCCTCGAGCACGGCGAAGTGTGGTGCGTACTGGAGGAGTTCACCGGCGACGGGCCGACCGATGTGCGACGGGCGCTCGCCGCCGTGCCGCTGGACGGCTCGGCAGCGCAGGAGCGGGACGCCGTACGCGAACTCACGGACGACCGGCACCGGTTCGTCACCGGGCCGCGCCTCTCGCCCGACGGGCGGCGCGTCGCCTGGCTCGCCTGGGACCATCCGCGGATGCCGTGGGACGGCACGGAGCTGATCGTCGCGGACGTCGGGCCTGACGGCACCTTCGACGACCCGCGCACCGTCGCGGGCGGCCCCGACGAGTCGATCGCCCAGGCCGACTGGGCCGCCGACGGCTCCCTGCTGTACGCGAGCGACCGCACCGGCTGGTGGAACCTCTACCGGGACCATGCGCCGGTCTGCCCCCGCGAGGAGGAGTTCGGCGGGCCGCTGTGGAAGATCGGGCACCGCTGGTTCGCCCCGCTGGACAGCGGCCTCGTCGCCGTCGTGCACGGCCGTGGGGCCACCGCGCTCGGTGTACTGGACCCGGAGACCGGCGAGGTCGTCGACGCGGCCGGCCCCTGGACCGAGTTCGCGCCCACGCTCGCCGTGCACGGCGAACGGGTGGTCGCCGTCGGAGCGAGCCCGCGCAGCGCGTACGAGGTCGTCGAGCTGGACACCCGCACGGGACGCGCGCGAGTGATCGGCGCCGAGCACGACGACGCCGTGGACCCGGCGTACTGCCCCGAGCCGCAGATCCGCACCTTCACCGGCCCGGACGGACGCGACATCCACGCGCACATCTACCCTCCGCACAATCCCGGCTGCGTGGCCCCCGGCGGCGAGCTGCCGCCGTACGTCGTCTGGGCGCACGGCGGACCCACCGGGCACGCCCCGCTCGTCCTCGACCTGGCGATCGCCTACTTCACCTCCCGCGGCATCGGGGTCGCCGAGGTCAACTACGGCGGCTCCACCGGGTACGGCCGGGAGTACCGGGACCGGCTGCGCGAGCAGTGGGGTGTGGTCGACGTGGAGGACTGCGCGGCGGTGGCGCTGGCCCTCGCCGACGAGGGCACCGCCGACCGCCACCGGCTGGCGATCCGCGGCGGCAGCGCCGGCGGCTGGACCGCGGCCGCCTCCCTCGCCACGACCGACGTCTACGCCTGCGGCACGATCATCTACCCCGTCCTCGACCTGGCCGGCTGGGGCGCGGGCGAGACCCACGACTTCGAATCGCAGTACCTGGAGACGCTGGTAGGGCCGCTCGCCGAGGTGCCCGGGCGGTACGCGCAACGCTCGCCCGTCGAGCACGCCGATCGCATCACCGTGCCCTTTCTGCTGCTGCAGGGCCTGGACGACGTGATCTGCCCGCCCGCCCAGTGCGAGCGGTTCCTGGCGCGCATGGCAGGGCGGCAGGTGCCGCACGCGTACCTCGCCTTCGAGGGGGAGGGACACGGGTTCCGGAAGGCGGAGACCATGACCCGGGCCCTGGAGTCCGAGCTGTCTCTGTACGCTCAGGTGTTCGGGCTCCACCCGCCCGGAATCCCGACGCTGGAGCTGGTCAGGTGA
- a CDS encoding Rv2578c family radical SAM protein — MRWENLTVESGGHSRADAALFGADAVTTRTFDTPEFAGITFHEIRARSIINRVPAVSRMSFQWTVNPYRGCTHACVYCFARRTHSYLDLDTGLGFDSQIVVKVNAPELLRHQLASHRWQGEHIAMGTNVDCYQRAEGRYRLMPGIITALRDRANPFSILTKGTLILRDLELLKQASEVTDVGISVSVGFTDAELWRTVEPGTPAPERRLDVVRTLAEHGIDCGVLMAPVIPFLSDHPAQLRATVRAIAASGATSVTPLVLHLRPGAREWFMTWLGQHHPHLVRRYERLYADGSYAPKWYQRRITRQVHELAREYGIGPAPAGMPRRIREPEPTPDSAMPEATQLTLI; from the coding sequence ATGCGCTGGGAGAACCTCACCGTGGAGTCCGGCGGCCACAGCAGGGCGGACGCCGCGCTGTTCGGCGCGGACGCGGTCACCACCCGCACCTTCGACACGCCGGAGTTCGCCGGGATCACCTTCCACGAGATACGGGCCCGGTCGATCATCAACCGGGTCCCGGCGGTCTCGCGCATGTCCTTCCAGTGGACGGTCAATCCCTATCGCGGCTGCACGCACGCGTGCGTGTACTGCTTCGCCCGCAGGACGCACAGCTACCTGGACCTCGACACGGGCCTCGGCTTCGACTCCCAGATCGTGGTCAAGGTGAACGCGCCGGAGCTGCTGCGCCACCAGCTCGCCTCGCACCGCTGGCAGGGCGAGCACATCGCGATGGGCACCAACGTCGACTGCTACCAGCGCGCCGAGGGCCGCTACCGCCTGATGCCGGGCATCATCACCGCCCTGCGCGACCGTGCGAACCCCTTCTCGATCCTGACCAAGGGCACGCTGATCCTGCGCGACCTCGAGCTGCTGAAGCAGGCCTCGGAGGTGACGGACGTGGGCATCTCGGTCTCGGTCGGCTTCACCGACGCGGAACTGTGGCGAACGGTCGAGCCGGGCACTCCCGCCCCCGAGCGCCGCCTGGACGTCGTACGCACCCTCGCCGAGCACGGCATCGACTGCGGCGTCCTGATGGCGCCGGTGATCCCGTTCCTGAGTGACCATCCGGCCCAACTGCGGGCCACCGTACGGGCGATCGCGGCCTCCGGGGCCACGTCCGTCACCCCGCTCGTGCTGCATCTGCGCCCCGGCGCACGCGAGTGGTTCATGACCTGGCTCGGACAGCACCACCCGCACCTGGTGCGCCGGTACGAGCGGCTGTACGCGGACGGCTCCTACGCCCCGAAGTGGTACCAGCGCCGGATCACCCGTCAGGTCCACGAACTGGCACGGGAGTACGGCATCGGTCCCGCGCCGGCGGGGATGCCGCGGCGGATCAGGGAACCCGAGCCCACGCCAGACTCCGCCATGCCCGAAGCGACCCAACTGACGCTGATCTGA
- a CDS encoding VOC family protein — protein MTSKFTELAIDCADPGGLARFWCSVLGYEVQDEDDGIVTIGSPVVPEGRNRLGPVPPTLTFARVPEGKSVKNRLHIDVNPTDREQDEEVRRLLDLGARHADVGQTGDESWVTLADPEGNEFCVLADRRP, from the coding sequence ATGACCAGTAAGTTCACCGAGCTTGCGATCGACTGTGCCGATCCCGGCGGTCTCGCCCGGTTCTGGTGCTCGGTCCTTGGCTACGAGGTGCAGGACGAGGACGACGGAATCGTCACCATCGGCTCCCCCGTGGTGCCTGAGGGCAGGAACCGCCTCGGTCCGGTGCCGCCGACGTTGACGTTCGCGCGCGTGCCCGAGGGCAAGTCCGTCAAGAACAGGCTCCACATCGACGTCAACCCGACCGACAGGGAGCAGGACGAAGAGGTCCGTCGCCTGCTCGACCTGGGTGCCCGACACGCCGACGTCGGCCAAACCGGCGACGAGAGCTGGGTAACGCTCGCCGACCCGGAGGGGAACGAGTTCTGCGTCCTCGCGGACCGCCGCCCCTGA
- a CDS encoding SpoIIE family protein phosphatase, whose protein sequence is MDRGSERDTPPGRGAGPGEAAGQAAAGRIPLAVVVVDRDGLVSHWSRGARRLFGVPKEEAVGRCALDLLPVSGALPEDEYTTPYGAYAAYDGLGPGLESSLDGRLSYPAAGRARITAAGSDRVDVLWWAYPLVGPGPERLLVLAADAGGLREDGPEEDAAVERIAPGFALHTDFPGAQELARRLPEILPSMSVGESARIVAQILELGYPVLEFSQNDRVPVTPDWGVARRTERKARRERAGRAAAEGLPVPEELADEGEDLEYVAVRERLEFLNEVSGKIGTSLDLARTIIEVSKAVVPRFTDVAGTYLREQVVAGEGFPDGVPDTTTMWHRVAVEHTDEPGRWDDVVPVGEAMPFPAHTPFFQCMTTGEPVLVPRISEQMGHAIASQFEKRDIRPLITGRSMLVVPLKARTVVLGFMILLRHPERAEFNDMDRVTGAELAARAGLVLDNARMYTYQESVAETLQDSMLPHIPPRMAGCDIATRYLPGTLLGRVGGDWFDSVKLPGARTALVVGDVMGHGLNSAAMMGQLRTAVQTMAALDLPPAQLLRNLDDLAQRLGDTYLATCLYAVYDPIAGELHIANAGHIPPVLVRADDGRSELLELPTGAPIGVGGVPFEAVRVRVEPGDRLVMCTDGLVEVRGEDIGVGLATLCESAAHPAASMDDACDTIIRALNTRGGRKDDVALLMARLNGIEPDDVAEWRFSLGPAGVGRARAAVREQLYDWGLARLADSAELMVSELVTNAVRHSHSRPVELRLVRGDTLLCEVDDDDHDLPTLLSAGPTDEFGRGLRVVSTLAREWGTSRTGAGKTVWFELTLPRR, encoded by the coding sequence ATGGACCGTGGCAGCGAGAGGGACACACCTCCGGGCCGCGGAGCCGGGCCCGGCGAGGCGGCCGGGCAGGCCGCGGCCGGCCGCATCCCGCTGGCCGTGGTCGTGGTCGACCGCGACGGCCTCGTCTCCCACTGGAGCAGGGGCGCACGGCGGCTCTTCGGCGTCCCCAAGGAGGAGGCCGTCGGGCGGTGCGCCCTCGACCTGCTCCCCGTCTCCGGCGCGCTCCCCGAGGACGAGTACACCACCCCGTACGGGGCGTACGCGGCGTACGACGGTCTCGGACCCGGCCTCGAGTCCTCCCTGGACGGCAGGCTGTCCTACCCGGCGGCGGGCCGCGCCCGGATCACCGCGGCCGGCAGCGACCGGGTCGACGTCCTGTGGTGGGCCTACCCCCTGGTGGGGCCGGGCCCGGAGCGGTTACTCGTGCTCGCGGCGGACGCGGGCGGGCTGCGCGAGGACGGCCCCGAAGAGGACGCGGCCGTCGAGCGGATCGCCCCCGGCTTCGCGCTGCACACCGACTTCCCCGGCGCGCAGGAGCTCGCCCGCCGGCTTCCCGAGATCCTGCCCAGCATGAGCGTGGGGGAAAGCGCCCGCATCGTGGCGCAGATCCTCGAACTGGGCTATCCCGTCCTGGAGTTCAGCCAGAACGACCGGGTGCCCGTCACCCCCGACTGGGGCGTGGCCCGGCGCACCGAGCGCAAGGCGCGCCGCGAGCGGGCCGGCCGGGCCGCCGCCGAGGGCCTGCCCGTCCCCGAGGAACTCGCCGACGAGGGCGAGGACCTCGAGTACGTCGCCGTCCGTGAGCGGCTGGAGTTCCTCAACGAGGTCAGCGGGAAGATCGGCACCTCGCTCGACCTGGCGCGGACCATCATCGAGGTCAGCAAGGCCGTGGTACCCCGGTTCACCGATGTGGCCGGCACCTATCTGCGCGAACAGGTCGTCGCCGGCGAGGGCTTCCCCGACGGCGTGCCCGACACGACCACCATGTGGCACCGGGTCGCGGTCGAGCACACCGACGAGCCCGGCCGCTGGGACGACGTCGTGCCGGTCGGCGAGGCCATGCCGTTCCCGGCGCACACGCCGTTCTTCCAGTGCATGACCACCGGCGAGCCCGTCCTCGTGCCGCGCATCAGCGAGCAGATGGGGCACGCCATCGCCTCGCAGTTCGAGAAGCGCGACATCCGGCCCCTCATCACGGGGCGCTCCATGCTGGTCGTGCCGCTGAAGGCACGCACCGTCGTCCTCGGCTTCATGATCCTGCTGCGCCATCCCGAGCGCGCCGAGTTCAACGACATGGACCGGGTCACCGGCGCCGAACTCGCCGCCCGGGCGGGCCTCGTGCTCGACAACGCGCGCATGTACACCTACCAGGAGAGCGTCGCCGAGACCCTCCAGGACAGCATGCTGCCGCACATCCCGCCGCGCATGGCGGGCTGCGACATCGCCACCCGCTATCTGCCCGGCACGCTGCTGGGCCGCGTCGGCGGGGACTGGTTCGACTCCGTGAAGCTGCCCGGCGCCCGCACCGCCCTCGTCGTGGGCGACGTCATGGGGCACGGCCTCAACTCGGCCGCGATGATGGGACAGTTGCGGACCGCCGTCCAGACCATGGCCGCCCTCGACCTGCCGCCCGCGCAGCTCCTGCGCAACCTCGACGACCTCGCCCAGCGCCTCGGCGACACCTACCTCGCGACCTGTCTGTACGCCGTGTACGACCCCATCGCGGGCGAACTGCACATCGCCAACGCCGGGCACATCCCGCCCGTCCTGGTCCGCGCCGACGACGGCCGCAGCGAGCTCCTGGAGCTGCCCACGGGAGCGCCCATCGGCGTCGGTGGCGTGCCCTTCGAGGCGGTACGCGTGCGCGTCGAGCCCGGCGACCGGCTCGTGATGTGCACGGACGGGCTGGTCGAGGTGCGCGGTGAGGACATCGGCGTGGGCCTGGCGACCCTGTGCGAGTCCGCCGCCCACCCGGCCGCGTCGATGGACGACGCCTGCGACACCATCATCCGAGCCCTCAACACACGTGGTGGCCGCAAGGACGACGTGGCCCTGCTGATGGCGCGCCTCAACGGCATAGAACCCGACGACGTGGCCGAATGGCGGTTCTCCCTCGGCCCGGCCGGGGTCGGCCGGGCCCGGGCGGCGGTCCGCGAACAGCTCTACGACTGGGGTCTGGCCAGGCTCGCCGACAGTGCCGAGCTGATGGTGAGCGAACTCGTCACCAATGCCGTACGGCACTCCCACAGCCGACCCGTCGAACTGCGTCTGGTGCGCGGCGACACCCTGCTGTGCGAGGTGGACGACGACGACCACGACCTGCCGACGCTGCTGAGCGCCGGCCCCACCGACGAGTTCGGGCGCGGACTGCGCGTGGTGAGCACGCTGGCCCGCGAGTGGGGGACCAGCCGCACCGGCGCGGGCAAGACCGTCTGGTTCGAACTGACGCTGCCGCGCCGCTGA
- a CDS encoding methyltransferase domain-containing protein encodes MSVTSRYREAWEGFWREASGEPGAVFWDAEPALTVGVHLPLFEPHLADGGLVLVDLGCGNGTQTRYLADRFPHVVGADLAAAALDHARHADPAAQATYRLLDAAEKAEAQTLHAELGDANVYMRGVLHQCEPDDRQPLVDGLATLVGERGRAFLVELSEAARPVLLGLAQSPSGPPPKLAPIFRHGIAPGDVADDAVPRYLRAAGLTVLASGELPLITTEYAADGTRIQLPSKWVVAGRTA; translated from the coding sequence ATGAGCGTGACGAGTCGGTACCGGGAGGCCTGGGAGGGCTTCTGGCGTGAGGCGTCCGGTGAACCGGGAGCGGTGTTCTGGGATGCGGAGCCGGCGCTGACCGTCGGCGTCCACCTCCCCCTCTTCGAGCCCCATCTGGCGGACGGCGGGCTGGTGTTGGTGGACCTGGGCTGCGGCAACGGCACCCAGACCCGCTACCTCGCCGACCGCTTCCCGCATGTCGTGGGCGCCGATCTGGCCGCCGCTGCCCTCGACCACGCCCGGCACGCCGACCCCGCGGCGCAGGCGACATACCGGCTGCTGGACGCGGCGGAGAAGGCCGAGGCCCAGACCCTGCACGCCGAACTCGGCGACGCCAACGTCTACATGCGGGGCGTGCTGCACCAGTGCGAGCCCGACGACCGGCAGCCGCTGGTCGACGGGCTCGCCACCCTCGTCGGCGAACGGGGCCGGGCGTTCCTCGTCGAACTGTCCGAGGCCGCCCGCCCCGTCCTCCTGGGGCTGGCCCAGAGCCCGTCCGGGCCTCCGCCCAAGCTCGCGCCGATCTTCCGGCACGGCATAGCCCCCGGTGACGTGGCCGACGACGCGGTGCCCCGGTACCTGCGCGCAGCCGGGCTCACCGTCCTCGCGAGTGGTGAACTGCCGCTGATCACGACGGAGTACGCGGCGGACGGCACGCGGATCCAGCTGCCCTCGAAGTGGGTGGTGGCAGGCCGTACCGCGTGA
- a CDS encoding SRPBCC family protein produces the protein MAQVEATTERVVAADPEKVFDTLADYSGARANLLPEQFSEYEVREGGDGEGTLVHWKLQATSKRVRDCLLEVSEPTEGELVEKDRNSSMVTTWRVTPAGEGRSRVVVTTTWKGAGGIGGFFERTFAPKGLGRIYDAILARLATEVEK, from the coding sequence ATGGCGCAGGTCGAGGCCACTACCGAGCGGGTCGTCGCGGCGGACCCGGAGAAGGTGTTCGACACCCTCGCCGACTACAGCGGTGCGCGCGCGAACCTGCTGCCCGAGCAGTTCAGCGAGTACGAGGTGCGCGAGGGCGGCGACGGCGAGGGCACCCTCGTCCACTGGAAGCTCCAGGCCACCAGCAAGCGCGTCCGCGACTGCCTCCTGGAAGTCAGCGAGCCCACCGAGGGCGAGCTCGTCGAGAAGGACCGCAACTCCTCGATGGTCACCACCTGGCGCGTCACCCCGGCGGGCGAGGGCAGGTCCCGGGTCGTCGTGACCACCACCTGGAAGGGCGCCGGCGGTATCGGCGGCTTCTTCGAGAGGACCTTCGCGCCCAAGGGCCTCGGCCGGATCTACGACGCGATCCTCGCCCGGCTCGCCACCGAGGTCGAGAAGTAG
- a CDS encoding M55 family metallopeptidase: protein MKILISADMEGATGVTWPADVLPGTPQWERCRSMFTSDVNAAVLGFFEGGADEVLINEAHWSMRNLLLERLDDRAQMLTGRHKSLSMVEGVQNGDVDGVAFVGYHAGAGMEGVLAHTYLANSITGVWLNDVRASEGLLNARVVAEYGVPVVLVTGDDIACEDALGYAPEALKVAVKDHVSRYAAVCRTPARTAGDIRAAAKEAAALAVRHEPVAAGPFTIALEFDAEHLAMAATVVPGVARIGERKVAYTSERMYDGIRTFKAVTTIVSAAVEEQYG, encoded by the coding sequence ATGAAGATCCTCATCAGCGCCGACATGGAGGGCGCCACCGGCGTGACCTGGCCGGCCGACGTCCTGCCGGGAACACCGCAGTGGGAGCGGTGCCGTTCGATGTTCACGTCCGATGTGAACGCCGCCGTGCTCGGGTTCTTCGAGGGCGGCGCCGACGAGGTCCTCATCAACGAAGCGCACTGGAGCATGCGCAATCTGCTGCTGGAGAGGCTGGACGACCGGGCGCAGATGCTCACCGGCCGGCACAAGTCCCTGTCCATGGTGGAGGGTGTGCAGAACGGCGACGTCGACGGCGTCGCGTTCGTCGGCTATCACGCGGGCGCCGGCATGGAGGGCGTCCTCGCCCACACCTATCTCGCCAACTCCATCACCGGGGTGTGGCTGAACGACGTCCGCGCGAGCGAGGGGCTGCTGAACGCCCGTGTCGTCGCCGAGTACGGCGTGCCGGTCGTTCTCGTGACCGGCGACGACATCGCCTGCGAGGACGCGCTCGGATACGCGCCCGAGGCGCTGAAGGTCGCGGTCAAGGACCACGTGTCGCGGTACGCGGCCGTGTGCCGTACGCCGGCCCGCACCGCCGGCGACATCCGGGCGGCGGCCAAGGAGGCGGCCGCGCTGGCGGTGCGGCACGAACCGGTGGCCGCGGGCCCGTTCACCATCGCTCTGGAGTTCGACGCCGAACATCTGGCGATGGCCGCCACGGTGGTGCCAGGTGTGGCGCGGATCGGGGAGCGGAAGGTGGCGTACACCAGCGAGCGCATGTACGACGGAATCCGGACGTTCAAGGCGGTCACCACGATCGTCTCGGCCGCGGTGGAGGAGCAGTATGGCTGA
- a CDS encoding alpha/beta hydrolase, with protein sequence MRKRAAVLCGAAVVVAGTFTAVPADASTPQTAQAAQAAKLTWKNCGTTDYPTLQCASLAVPLDHAEPYGQTITIALSRVPHTAANYQGPLLVNPGGPGGSGLTLAGFVASALPKAVAAQYDVIGFDPRGVGASKPALDCSPGYFNPVRPDSVPSTPAIEQANLTRAKSFADACGKKYAKLLPYINTISAVQDMDSIRQALGARKINYFGYSYGTYLGAVYAKLFPERVRRLVLDSIVDPTGVWYDDNIAQDYAFNDRHRALMAWIAKYDATYKLGTDPAAIEAKWYAMRAALAENPAGGKVGASELEDTFLPGGYYNGYWPYLAEAFAAYVNDKNSEPLVQAYESFASIDASGDNGYSIYTSVQCRDAAWPRDWDDWRDDNWAVYDKAPFMTWNNAWYNAPCAFWPVRSQRPVNVANGKLPPVLLFQATNDAATPYEGGAMVHALLRGSSFVVEEGGGNHGITLSGNACLDNHLAAYLTDGTVPRSGRAVDAVCPALADPEPLATKEATRTAHGSTLHGLLGFRG encoded by the coding sequence ATGAGAAAACGCGCAGCGGTGCTGTGCGGTGCCGCCGTCGTCGTGGCCGGTACGTTCACGGCCGTACCCGCCGACGCGAGTACCCCGCAGACCGCGCAAGCCGCTCAGGCCGCGAAGCTCACCTGGAAGAACTGCGGCACCACCGACTATCCGACGCTCCAGTGCGCGTCCCTCGCGGTGCCGCTCGACCACGCCGAACCGTACGGGCAGACGATCACGATCGCCCTGTCCCGCGTCCCGCACACCGCCGCGAACTACCAGGGCCCGTTGCTGGTCAACCCCGGCGGCCCGGGCGGCAGCGGACTCACGCTCGCCGGGTTCGTCGCGTCCGCACTGCCCAAAGCGGTGGCCGCCCAGTACGACGTCATCGGGTTCGACCCGCGCGGAGTGGGCGCGAGCAAGCCCGCACTCGACTGCTCGCCGGGCTACTTCAACCCGGTCCGCCCGGACTCGGTGCCGAGCACACCCGCGATCGAGCAGGCGAACCTCACCCGCGCGAAGTCCTTCGCCGACGCCTGTGGCAAGAAGTACGCGAAGCTGCTGCCGTACATCAACACGATCAGCGCCGTGCAGGACATGGACTCGATCCGCCAGGCCCTCGGCGCACGCAAGATCAATTACTTCGGCTACTCGTACGGCACCTATCTCGGCGCGGTGTACGCCAAGCTCTTCCCGGAGCGGGTGCGCCGGCTGGTACTGGACTCCATCGTCGACCCCACGGGTGTGTGGTACGACGACAACATCGCCCAGGACTACGCCTTCAACGACCGCCACCGTGCCCTGATGGCCTGGATCGCCAAGTACGACGCGACCTACAAGCTCGGTACCGATCCCGCCGCGATCGAGGCCAAGTGGTACGCGATGCGGGCGGCCCTGGCCGAGAACCCGGCGGGCGGCAAGGTGGGCGCCTCCGAATTGGAGGACACCTTCCTGCCCGGCGGTTACTACAACGGCTACTGGCCGTACCTGGCCGAGGCGTTCGCGGCGTACGTCAACGACAAGAACTCCGAGCCGCTGGTGCAGGCGTACGAGAGCTTCGCCTCGATCGACGCCTCCGGGGACAACGGCTACAGCATCTACACCTCGGTGCAGTGCCGTGACGCCGCCTGGCCGCGCGACTGGGACGACTGGCGCGACGACAACTGGGCGGTGTACGACAAGGCGCCGTTCATGACCTGGAACAACGCCTGGTACAACGCGCCGTGCGCCTTCTGGCCGGTCAGGTCGCAGCGCCCGGTGAACGTCGCCAACGGCAAGCTGCCACCGGTCCTGCTCTTCCAGGCGACGAACGACGCGGCCACCCCGTACGAGGGCGGTGCGATGGTCCATGCCCTGCTGCGCGGCTCGAGCTTCGTGGTCGAGGAGGGCGGCGGTAACCACGGCATCACGCTGAGCGGGAACGCCTGCCTGGACAACCACCTGGCGGCGTACCTGACCGACGGCACCGTGCCGCGCAGCGGCCGCGCGGTCGACGCGGTGTGCCCTGCACTGGCCGACCCCGAGCCGCTGGCCACGAAGGAGGCGACGAGGACGGCACACGGCTCGACACTGCACGGCCTGCTGGGCTTCCGCGGCTGA
- a CDS encoding M20/M25/M40 family metallo-hydrolase → MADRQAMDEVVRFTSDLIRIDTTNRGGGDCQERPAAEYAAEQLAGIGLEPTLLERTRGRTNVVARIEGTEPSADALLVHGHLDVVPAEARDWSVHPFSGEIRDGVVWGRGAVDMKNMDAMILAVVRAWARQGIRPRRDLVIAFTADEEASAEDGSGFLADEHVALFEGCTEGISESGAFTFHDGEGRQIYPIAAGERGTGWLRLTARGRAGHGSKVNRENAVTRLAAAVARIGAHEWPLRLTPTVRAALTELAALYGIDPDFDDVDGLLEKLGPAARLVEATVRNSANPTMLEAGYKLNVIPGEAVAHVDGRYLPGGEDEFRTTLDLLTGPDVDWEYAHREVALQAPVDSPTYARMRAAVEEFAPEGHVVPYCMSGGTDAKQFSRLGITGYGFAPLRLPEGFDYQALFHGVEERVPVEALHFGVRVLDRFLRTA, encoded by the coding sequence ATGGCTGACCGGCAGGCGATGGACGAGGTCGTGCGGTTCACGTCCGACCTCATCCGGATCGACACGACGAACAGGGGCGGCGGGGACTGCCAGGAGCGGCCCGCCGCCGAGTACGCCGCCGAACAGCTGGCCGGCATCGGCCTCGAGCCCACGCTTCTCGAACGCACCAGAGGACGCACCAACGTCGTCGCGCGCATCGAGGGCACCGAACCCTCGGCGGACGCGCTGCTCGTCCACGGTCATCTGGACGTGGTGCCCGCCGAGGCCCGGGACTGGAGCGTCCATCCCTTCTCCGGGGAGATCCGTGACGGAGTCGTGTGGGGCCGGGGCGCCGTCGACATGAAGAACATGGACGCGATGATCCTCGCGGTCGTACGGGCCTGGGCGCGGCAGGGCATCCGGCCGCGGCGCGACCTGGTCATCGCGTTCACCGCGGACGAGGAGGCCAGCGCCGAGGACGGCTCGGGATTCCTCGCCGACGAGCACGTGGCCCTGTTCGAGGGCTGCACCGAGGGCATCAGCGAGTCCGGGGCGTTCACCTTCCACGACGGCGAGGGGCGTCAGATCTACCCCATCGCCGCGGGTGAGCGCGGCACGGGGTGGCTCAGGCTCACCGCCCGAGGGCGGGCCGGACACGGCTCCAAGGTCAACCGGGAGAACGCGGTGACCCGCCTCGCCGCTGCCGTCGCACGGATCGGCGCCCACGAGTGGCCGCTCCGGCTCACCCCGACCGTGCGCGCCGCGCTCACCGAACTCGCCGCCCTGTACGGCATCGACCCCGACTTCGACGACGTGGACGGCCTGCTGGAGAAGCTCGGCCCGGCGGCCAGGCTGGTGGAGGCGACCGTACGCAACAGCGCCAACCCGACGATGCTGGAGGCCGGTTACAAGCTCAACGTGATCCCGGGCGAGGCCGTCGCCCATGTCGACGGGCGGTATCTGCCCGGCGGCGAGGACGAGTTCCGTACGACCCTCGACCTGCTCACCGGGCCCGACGTGGACTGGGAGTACGCCCACCGCGAGGTCGCCCTCCAGGCGCCGGTGGACTCGCCGACGTACGCGAGGATGCGGGCCGCGGTCGAGGAGTTCGCTCCGGAGGGACACGTCGTGCCGTACTGCATGTCGGGCGGTACGGACGCCAAGCAGTTCTCGCGCCTCGGCATCACCGGCTACGGGTTCGCGCCGCTGAGGCTGCCGGAGGGCTTCGACTACCAGGCCCTCTTCCACGGCGTCGAGGAGCGCGTCCCGGTCGAGGCGCTGCACTTCGGCGTCCGCGTCCTGGACCGTTTCCTGCGGACGGCCTAG